The Hymenobacter baengnokdamensis genome includes a region encoding these proteins:
- a CDS encoding PorP/SprF family type IX secretion system membrane protein, translating to MKGYLLATLLSAAAVPALAQQQPQFTHYGLNGMYLNPAYAGIKGQTEVNVIGRYQYLNLGNSFNDENGSPRTGMVSASVPVLALNGGVGLAVYYDQIAVTKMTNATLSYSQHVKLGAGQLGIGVQGIFTFLSKGSYRPNDPTDPFVPESGSDHKFDAGAGLWYESPKFYAGLSANNLFRQTYTLQSAIRDASGKIIGYQNTSQVLGENHAYLTAGYNIEASSSVTVTPTVLVKAVLPGNYDAATKYDNQHNYSVEAGVRATLNDQFWAGLNYRQQESISGLLGYAFGADNRYRIGYAFDFIAFDQAARAFSSHEILLSLRLPKAVLFTRPAIRTPRYSF from the coding sequence ATGAAAGGATACTTACTTGCTACGCTGTTAAGCGCAGCAGCTGTGCCCGCCCTGGCCCAGCAACAGCCACAGTTTACGCACTACGGCCTCAATGGCATGTACCTCAATCCGGCTTACGCCGGTATCAAAGGGCAGACGGAAGTAAACGTTATCGGGCGCTACCAATACCTGAACCTGGGCAACTCGTTTAACGACGAAAACGGCTCGCCGCGCACGGGCATGGTATCGGCTTCAGTGCCGGTGCTTGCGCTTAATGGCGGCGTGGGCCTGGCAGTATACTACGACCAGATAGCCGTTACGAAGATGACGAATGCTACGCTTTCCTACTCGCAGCACGTAAAGCTGGGAGCCGGGCAGCTGGGTATTGGCGTGCAGGGGATTTTTACGTTTTTAAGCAAGGGCAGCTACCGGCCAAATGACCCGACCGACCCCTTCGTGCCCGAAAGCGGCTCCGACCATAAGTTTGATGCGGGCGCCGGGCTTTGGTATGAGTCGCCCAAATTTTACGCGGGTCTCAGCGCCAATAACCTGTTCCGGCAGACGTATACCCTGCAAAGTGCTATTCGCGATGCCAGCGGTAAAATTATTGGGTACCAGAATACCTCTCAGGTACTCGGCGAGAATCACGCATACCTGACGGCCGGATACAATATCGAGGCCTCCTCCAGCGTTACGGTGACCCCTACGGTATTAGTAAAAGCCGTATTGCCAGGCAACTACGATGCTGCCACCAAGTACGACAACCAGCACAACTACTCCGTGGAAGCGGGGGTGCGGGCTACGCTCAACGACCAGTTCTGGGCTGGTCTTAACTACCGCCAGCAGGAGTCAATATCGGGCCTGCTGGGCTACGCTTTTGGCGCCGACAACCGCTACCGTATCGGCTACGCTTTCGACTTCATTGCCTTCGACCAGGCGGCCCGCGCTTTCAGCTCACACGAAATACTACTTTCGCTTCGTTTGCCCAAAGCCGTGCTCTTTACCCGTCCTGCCATCCGAACCCCCCGCTATAGCTTCTAG